In Planctomycetaceae bacterium, the DNA window CCCGACTTAACCTGCTCGTCATTCGCGCAAACGCCCCGGCCCGCACAGTGAGCTTCTACGAAATGCTCGGTCTTCGCTTTCAGGAAGAGCAGCACGGAAAAGGCCCGATTCACTGGGCTGCGGAATTTAATGGTCTGGTCCTGGAAATTTATCCGGCTCAGTGTCCCGATGAGGTGGACAGCACAACTCGCCTTGGATTCAGTGTCGGCCACGTGGAATCACTCGTTGCCACACTGCGAGATCAGGGAGTCGAATTTGTAAGTGATCTGAAGCAAACGAAGTGGGGTCTGCGGGCCGTGGTCAAAGATCCCGATGGTCGGTCGGTGGAGGTGGTGCAATGTGCCAACCTTCTCGATGCGAACGCCGAGTGATGTCTTGTCGCAGAACTCACGAGATTGCTGATTCCCGTCCGGTAGCAAATCTCTTCGGAATTGCCTAAGCGCAACCACTCTTCGTCATTCACATGGTTACCCAATAATCCTGATGACCTTGCCAGCCTGCATCCTTGCCGAGCTCAGAAAACGATCCGTAACCAGCAATTGGACCAACCTTTGCTAATCACCCGGACCGCGAGGCCAACCGACGGTGCGTGTCAAAGGTCGTACCACACTCTGACACCCCGGTCTTTAATGTCTCTCACACGACTGCTGTCAGGGAAATTGAAGGACGACGCGACCGCCCCACGAGGCCGGGACTTGTTGACAACTTCAAGCTATTCGCAATTTCAATGTCCTGCGACGGAAAGGACAGGCCAGGGTGTATGACGTTCACTGCTCTGCTCTTGATGAAAAAGAAAAATCAGTTGACACAAAATTAAATGACATGTAATGTATCCACATGAGAGGAAGTCATGTCGAAAAGCCGATTGCAAAACGAACTCAGGAAGAAGCAGCCGTTCGATTCGCCCGAACAGGAAGCGATGCTGAACATCCTGCGGACGAACGATCAGTTCCAAAACCGTTTTGGCAGACTATTCCGCGACTTTGGCTTGACCGCCTCGCAGTACAACGTGCTCCGTATCCTTCGGGGCGAAGGGAAGCGGATGCCCTGTCTCGAAATCGCACAACGTATGATTCAGGTGGTGCCGGCAATGACCGGGCTGCTGGACCGCCTGGAAAAACAGGAACTCATCACCCGGGAACGCTGTTCCGAGGATCGAAGAGTCATCTATGTCGAACTCACGGAGAAAGCCGGACAACTACTGAGCCGGATGGACAGCCCGGTGATCGATCTGCACAAGCAACTCATCGGCCACCTCACGGCAACGGAACTTAGGGAACTCAGCCGACTGCTGGAGAAAGCTCGCGAAAGTGTGACTGCATAACCATTTTTTTGCCCATATGAATCACATATAA includes these proteins:
- a CDS encoding VOC family protein, which gives rise to MTSPRLNLLVIRANAPARTVSFYEMLGLRFQEEQHGKGPIHWAAEFNGLVLEIYPAQCPDEVDSTTRLGFSVGHVESLVATLRDQGVEFVSDLKQTKWGLRAVVKDPDGRSVEVVQCANLLDANAE
- a CDS encoding MarR family transcriptional regulator; amino-acid sequence: MSKSRLQNELRKKQPFDSPEQEAMLNILRTNDQFQNRFGRLFRDFGLTASQYNVLRILRGEGKRMPCLEIAQRMIQVVPAMTGLLDRLEKQELITRERCSEDRRVIYVELTEKAGQLLSRMDSPVIDLHKQLIGHLTATELRELSRLLEKARESVTA